The Flexivirga aerilata sequence GCGCACTTCCTCGCTGCGCTGATCTCGATACGGCGGCTCGTTCCTCGCCGCCACTCGATCAGCGTCGGGTGCCTCCGCTACTCGATCAGCGCCGGGGGTCTCTGCTACTCGACCAGCGGCGATCTCCATCCGGCGCTCGATGCGGTCGAGACGCGCGGCATACCCCTGCTCGCCGGAGACGGCGGGCAGCAGCACCCGGGCGCAGATGAGCTCCAGCTGCAGCCGCGGGCCGGTCGCGCCGGTCATCTCGGTGAGCCCGGTGTTGACGATGTCGGCCGCGCGGGACAACTCGCCCGGACCGAACGACGCCGCCTGCTGCCGCATCCGCTCCAACTGGTCGTCCGGCACCCCACGCAGCACCTGCGCCGCACCGTCGGGGACCGCCGCGATCACGATCAGGTCGCGCAGCCGCTCCAGCAGGTCCTCGACGAATCGCCTTGGATCGTGGCCGGATTCGACGACGCGGTCGATCTGCCGGAAGACCGCGCCACTGTCGCGAGCGCCCAGCGCGTCGATCGTGGCGTCGAGCAGCTCGCCGTCGGTGAAACCGAGGAGAGCAGCGGCCCCGGCATAGGTCAGGCCGTCGTCGCCGGACCCGGCGATCAGCTGGTCGAGCACCGACAGCGAGTCACGCACCGACCCGCCACCGGCGCGCGTCACGAAGGACAGCACGCCCGGCTCGACCGCGACCCCCTCGGCGTCGCACAGCTGCTGCAGGTAATCGGTGAGCCGCTGCGGCGGCACCAGCCGGAACGGGTAGTGGTGGGTGCGCGACCGGATCGTGCCGATGACCTTCTCCGGCTCGGTGGTCGCGAAGACGAACTTCACGTGCTCCGGCGGCTCCTCGACGATCTTCAGCAACGCGTTGAAGCCCTGCGGCGTCACCATGTGCGCCTCGTCGATGATGTAGATCTTGTAGCGCCCCTGCGCCGGACCGTATGACGCCCGCTCGCGCAGGTCGCGCGCGTCGTCGACACCGCCGTGACTGGCCGCGTCGATCTCGATCACGTCGACCGTGCCGGCGCCTCCGCGGGCGAGCGCGACGCACGACTCGCACTCCCCGCACGGGGTCGGGGTGGGGCCCTGCTCGCAGTTGAGGCACCGCGCGAGGATGCGCGCCGACGTCGTCTTGCCGCAGCCACGCGGTCCGCTGAAGAGATAGGCGTGGTTGACCCGGCCGGTGCGCAGTGCCTGCATCAACGGCTCGGTGACGTGCTCCTGGCCGATCACGTCGGCGAACGTCTCGGGCCGGTAGCGGCGGTACAGCGCGGTGCTCACGAGGACGACTCTATGCGTCCGGGCGGACAGCGCGACGGCCGATCCGGCCGCCTGGGGAGGAAGATATTCGAAAAGCAAGTAGTCGGGATCGGCAGGTACCGTGGAAGTCATGCTCACGTCCCGCCGGCTTCGCTCACCGGCGACGTTGGCGACGATCTGTGCGGTTGCCTTCGCGCTCCTCTACATCTTCTGGACGCCGCAGGCACCCGACCTGGCCGCGCAGGTCGCGCGCGCCAACGTCGCGCGGGTCGGCGGTGCCCCAGTGTGGTGGGGCGGCTGGTTCGGCGGCATCACCCTGCCCAACTACAGCGCGATCGTGCCGTTCTCGATGGCAACCTTCGGCATCCGGGTCACCGGCGTCGTGGCCGTCGTCGCCAGTGCGTATGGCGGGGCGTTGCTCGTGCGCGGCGCCATCCGCCCACGGGCGGGCGCGATCGCGATCGCGGTCGCCCAGGCCGCCGACCTGCTCAACGGCCGGGTCACCTTCACGGTGGGCGCGGCGATCGGCATCTGGGCGCTGGTCGCGTTGCGCGCGCGGCGCGAGAAGACTGCCGCGCTCCTCGCCGTGCTGGCCTTCCTCGGGTCCCCGCTCGCTGGCTTCTTCGTCGGCATGGTCGCGGCCGTGGTAGCGGTGCTGCGGCCCGACTACCGCCGACCGGCGGCGATCAGCGCGGTGGTGCTGTTCCTCTCGGGGATCGCGATGGCGTTCCTCTTTCCAGGCACCGGCAAGATGCCCTTCCCGATCAGCGACGCGGCCCCGGCGATGCTGTCCTGCATGGCGGTGATCGGCGTCGTCCGCAACCGGCTGATCCGGGCGACCGCCGCCCTGCTCGCGCTGTCGTTCATCCCGCTGCTCATCGTGCCGCTGGCCATCGGCAGCAACGCCACCCGGCTCGCCTGGCTGGCGGCGGTGCCGGTGGTGATCGCCTACGCCGACGTGCGCAAGGCGGTCGTGTGGTTCACCGCGGCCGTGGTCGCGGTGTGGCCGCTCAGCGATCTGGCCAACCAGCTGCAGCTCGCGCACCAGCCGTCGAGCAACTACACGTTCTACGAGCCGCTCGCGGACGCACTGAAGAAGGACCAGAAGGCCCTCGGCGCGGCCGCGGTCGGCCGACGCGTCGAGGTCGTCGACACCAAGAACCACTGGGGTTCGGTCTATCTCGCGTCGTTCTCGCTCGCCCGCGGCTGGGACCGGCAGGCCGACCAGGCCGACAACTCGCTGTTCTACCGGCGCGACCAGCTCAACCCGGTGAGCTACCGGCAGTGGCTGGACTCGCTCGCGGTGGGCTGGGTCGCGGTGCCACGGGCGCCGATCGACTACGCGTCCAAGGACGAGTCCGACCTGGTGCTCGGCGGCCTGCCCTACCTGCGACTGACCTGGACCAACGACGACTGGCGACTCTACCGGGTGCTGTCGCCGGCGCCGCTCGCGGACGGGGCACCGGTCACCAAGATCGACTCGCACGGGGTGACGCTTGCCGCGACGGCCGGCAAGCCGATCAACCTGAAGGTGCGCTATTCGTCATACATCGGCGCCGCCGACCCGGTGACCAAGGCGCCGGTCGCCGCCTGCATCGTCAACGACAACGGCTGGCTGCGGGTGACGATGCCGGTGGACGGCCCGGTGCGGCTGAGCAGCGACTTCGCGCCGGTGCGCGGCAAGCCGCCGGGGTGCATCTCGCCGGACGAGGAGCGCAGTCAGTCACCGCAGCCGGTCTCCGGCCGGTAGCGGGCACAAGTGAACCCCTCGCACACCTGGAAGAGCTCTCCTACCCTTGCTGCATTCCTGCCCTGGGGGAGTTCGGAGAGGTACCACCGCACGAGGGGTCCGGCGACAACTGTAGGTCATCGCACCCGCGTCAACCCAATCGCCCGGCCCTGATCGACGCCGGGTGACGCCGATTCGTCGTGGCGGTGACGAACAGGTATTCTCCTCCGCGGAGGATTCGCATAGTGGCCTAGTGCGCACGCTTGGAAAGCGTGTTGAGTGAAAGCTCTCAGGGGTTCGAATCCCCTATCCTCCGCCATACGCCACCGGCCCACGGGCTCGCGGGCGCCCGGTACCGATGCCGTAACGACCCGGCCGGGTCGATGCGGGCGATCGGCCCGACTCGGGGCAAACTAGGATGCCAGTTGAGGTCATCGGGCATTTGGGGAGCCATGGGACATAGCACACGGCGCGCGGCAGTGGCCGCCACCGCGATTGCGATCGCCCTCCCGACGTTCGCCGCGTGCGGGGGCAGCGGCGGCAACGACAAGAAGGCCGAGGCGCCGTCGACCTGCGTGCCCTCGCCGACCCCGACGATGAAGATCGGGCTGGGCACCATCTACGTCAACGTCTGGAACGCCGGCGGCAAGGACGGCCTCGCCGCCACCGTCGCCCAGCAGCTGGGTTGGCGCGGCCTGCACGTCATCGACACCGGCAACGACCCGGAGGCCGGCAGCGCCAAACCCCCGACCACCGCGCAGATCCGCTTCGGGCCCGGCGGCCGGCAGATCGCGCTCACCCTGGCCACCCAGGTCAAGGACGCCCAGCTCGTGCAGGACAACCGCACCAACCCGACCGTCGACCTGGTGCTGGGCAACAAGTTCGCGCTGATCCCGATGCCGCCGACCGCGGCGAGCGCGGTCACCGTCAACGTCTACAACGCCTACGTGCTGCCCGGCACGGCCGGCACGCTCGCGGCGGAGATGCGCAAGCGCGGCTTCAAGGTCGGCCAGGTCGGCAACGACCCCAAGAGCGGGTTCTACCCCGACAACGCGACCGCGATCCGTTACGGCTCCCAGGGCGAGCCGGACGCGCGGCGGGTGAAGCTGCAGGTCAAGGACGCCAAGATGATCAACGACGGCCGCAAGGGCACCACCGTCGACCTGGTCATCGGCAGCAAGTGGAAGGACGACACGGTCGTGCCCGTCGCCCAGGCCACCGTGCCGCCCACTCCCTCGCCGACCTCGTCCCCCGGCTGTTAGCACCGGGGCACGCGGCCGCGCGCACGCGAGTCGCCGTCAGCGCCGCCGCGCGGTGCCGAAGATGCTGCGGGTGATCTCCCGGCCGAGCACGGTGCCGGCCGAGCGCACCATCGACTTGAACGCGCTCGACTTCACCACCTGCTCGACCATGCTCGGGTCGTCCTTCTTCTCCTTGGCCTGAGCGGGCGGCTGCGCCGACTGCGGC is a genomic window containing:
- a CDS encoding DNA polymerase III subunit gamma and tau; the protein is MSTALYRRYRPETFADVIGQEHVTEPLMQALRTGRVNHAYLFSGPRGCGKTTSARILARCLNCEQGPTPTPCGECESCVALARGGAGTVDVIEIDAASHGGVDDARDLRERASYGPAQGRYKIYIIDEAHMVTPQGFNALLKIVEEPPEHVKFVFATTEPEKVIGTIRSRTHHYPFRLVPPQRLTDYLQQLCDAEGVAVEPGVLSFVTRAGGGSVRDSLSVLDQLIAGSGDDGLTYAGAAALLGFTDGELLDATIDALGARDSGAVFRQIDRVVESGHDPRRFVEDLLERLRDLIVIAAVPDGAAQVLRGVPDDQLERMRQQAASFGPGELSRAADIVNTGLTEMTGATGPRLQLELICARVLLPAVSGEQGYAARLDRIERRMEIAAGRVAETPGADRVAEAPDADRVAARNEPPYRDQRSEEVRDQPPAPDAGRVAEERSEEARDGAPAPDAGRVAEAPDAGRVAEERSGGAYRDPAPVAPAAPAQPAGAIGIDDVRRAWPFVLDRIARAKRVTWTLLSQHAHVAEFDGSTLVLGTSSPGLAAAVERPPHPDVVAAALRDSLGIGVQVRARADASAPAPNLPPEAPPQPNNEVVHGDGSHGDASPDGGGAASANPEQGPSAAATGQAPPEPPTPVAPSPQPAAEPAPRRNRAAEALAQAGLSAGSGATDGGGGWGSVNAPPPEWATAENPAAPPKPVDEPVKEVEDDGSNESMDDEDVEDPGEVGLPVMQAVLGATVIDEQVD
- a CDS encoding LytR C-terminal domain-containing protein, with the protein product MGHSTRRAAVAATAIAIALPTFAACGGSGGNDKKAEAPSTCVPSPTPTMKIGLGTIYVNVWNAGGKDGLAATVAQQLGWRGLHVIDTGNDPEAGSAKPPTTAQIRFGPGGRQIALTLATQVKDAQLVQDNRTNPTVDLVLGNKFALIPMPPTAASAVTVNVYNAYVLPGTAGTLAAEMRKRGFKVGQVGNDPKSGFYPDNATAIRYGSQGEPDARRVKLQVKDAKMINDGRKGTTVDLVIGSKWKDDTVVPVAQATVPPTPSPTSSPGC